One genomic segment of Myxococcales bacterium includes these proteins:
- a CDS encoding serine/threonine protein kinase, with protein sequence MRPVPNESRIPVGQILVGKYRVTREIGRGGMAAVYEAEHLSLGKKVAVKVLAAELAASTIVIERFFREARAAASIKSPYIVDVYDSGRLEDGRPFICMEMLDGESLYDRMARVRIIDVETTLRVISHCAKALAKAHAAGIVHRDLKPENIFLTKDEEGQNLSKLLDFGLAKFYEPVSSPDQKAARLTREGAVFGTPAYMSPEQVKGQGSVDHRADLWALGCMAFECLIGRPVWNTDQGVAMTFAAIATHPLPVPSQIRPDLPKAFDQWFFHALERDADKRFQSAQELASALVRAFGRNSNPHLGESDDFFPRTPAPSAEAFNLIPTAPRSSPNGLPVPPAPPSGPRGPSPAPSEKTLSAAEMPPTSRSSLQQPTMLQARPPSPLRWALSSVLLIVTSLAAYVVWANYLRPQLFAPTVMSSAVPVASTTASAAPMVPQKPDEPKWVAVIGEGQKLFAEGDSSGALKKLQDATLLGAAPVAKLFAEQIRMTQQSQGACKMASFSRPRTIPSQGLGRPTVVPLGRGSLVAWTDDHEQAGREHVYAVVLDEFGRAVSAPRDLTPEANEIIRGSLLGVGDRSVLLYWDRAGREPGVRVRWIDADGRIGGGSILVGAGRPGNYWPAIEKSPDGFIVAWHDDRDRDGDDIFLRKLGPELEPLGSEVRATDYAAFAGRPAHARVPDLAIAASNVFLTYTLERGTQRLVYRMRLGLGGPELAKGLTERAGKTPDRELGKAMLVNEDKAPGDAPTVACGTEGCFLAWHGEKGGAYAALIDPSKGDVVWRKKFAEKGARPSLGVGADGSVVVAFYEQGRLKMAHLSRDATVSTPSTIAKASADQPRPWIAPGKGKGEFFLAWQDNESPNRAEPYSARVVCRP encoded by the coding sequence ATGCGCCCTGTTCCCAACGAGTCGAGAATCCCGGTTGGCCAGATCCTGGTCGGCAAGTACCGCGTGACGCGCGAAATCGGGCGGGGCGGAATGGCGGCGGTCTACGAGGCTGAGCACCTGTCGCTCGGCAAGAAGGTGGCCGTCAAGGTGCTCGCCGCCGAGCTCGCCGCGTCGACCATCGTCATCGAGCGCTTCTTTCGCGAGGCCCGCGCCGCCGCGAGCATCAAGAGCCCTTACATCGTCGACGTCTACGACTCCGGTCGCCTCGAAGACGGTCGCCCGTTCATTTGCATGGAGATGCTCGATGGCGAGTCGCTCTACGATCGGATGGCGCGCGTCCGCATCATCGACGTGGAGACCACGCTCCGCGTCATCTCGCACTGCGCGAAGGCGCTCGCGAAGGCCCACGCCGCGGGGATCGTTCACCGCGATCTCAAGCCGGAGAACATCTTCCTCACGAAGGACGAGGAAGGGCAGAACCTCAGCAAGCTGCTCGATTTTGGGCTCGCGAAGTTCTACGAGCCGGTGTCGTCGCCGGATCAAAAGGCCGCCCGCCTGACGCGCGAAGGCGCCGTCTTCGGAACGCCCGCGTACATGTCGCCCGAGCAGGTGAAGGGACAAGGCTCGGTCGATCATCGCGCCGACCTGTGGGCCCTCGGCTGCATGGCCTTCGAGTGTCTCATCGGGCGCCCCGTGTGGAACACCGACCAAGGTGTGGCGATGACCTTCGCGGCCATCGCGACGCACCCCTTGCCGGTGCCTTCGCAGATTCGCCCCGATCTGCCGAAGGCCTTCGACCAGTGGTTCTTCCACGCACTCGAACGCGACGCCGACAAGCGCTTCCAATCGGCGCAGGAGCTCGCGTCGGCGCTCGTGCGCGCGTTTGGGCGCAACTCGAACCCTCACCTCGGCGAGAGCGACGACTTCTTCCCACGCACGCCGGCGCCTTCCGCGGAGGCGTTCAACCTCATTCCCACGGCGCCGCGCTCCTCGCCCAACGGTTTGCCGGTGCCGCCGGCGCCGCCGTCGGGCCCGCGCGGTCCCTCACCGGCGCCCTCGGAGAAGACGCTCAGCGCCGCCGAGATGCCGCCCACGTCGCGCAGCTCGCTGCAGCAGCCGACGATGCTGCAGGCGCGTCCGCCGTCGCCGCTTCGCTGGGCCCTCTCGTCGGTGCTCCTGATCGTCACGTCGCTCGCCGCGTACGTCGTGTGGGCCAATTACCTTCGGCCTCAGCTCTTCGCGCCGACGGTCATGTCGTCGGCGGTGCCGGTGGCGTCAACGACCGCCTCGGCGGCGCCCATGGTTCCGCAGAAGCCCGACGAACCGAAGTGGGTGGCGGTCATCGGTGAGGGCCAAAAGCTCTTCGCCGAGGGGGACTCGTCGGGTGCGCTCAAGAAGTTGCAAGATGCAACCCTCCTCGGCGCAGCCCCCGTGGCCAAGCTCTTCGCGGAGCAGATCCGCATGACCCAGCAGTCGCAAGGCGCCTGCAAAATGGCTTCGTTCTCGAGGCCGCGGACGATCCCGTCGCAGGGTCTCGGTCGTCCGACCGTCGTGCCGCTCGGCCGCGGCTCGCTCGTCGCGTGGACCGACGACCACGAGCAAGCGGGGCGCGAGCACGTCTACGCCGTCGTCCTCGACGAGTTCGGTCGCGCCGTGTCGGCGCCGCGCGACCTCACGCCGGAAGCCAACGAGATCATTCGCGGCTCGCTCCTCGGCGTCGGTGATCGGAGCGTCCTGCTCTATTGGGACCGCGCCGGCCGCGAGCCCGGCGTGCGGGTGCGCTGGATCGACGCCGACGGTCGCATCGGCGGCGGCAGCATCCTCGTGGGCGCCGGTCGCCCGGGAAACTACTGGCCTGCCATCGAGAAGTCACCCGATGGCTTCATCGTGGCGTGGCACGACGATCGCGACCGCGACGGCGACGACATCTTCCTGCGCAAGCTGGGCCCGGAGCTCGAGCCGCTTGGTTCGGAGGTTCGCGCGACCGACTACGCCGCCTTCGCCGGCCGCCCGGCGCACGCTCGCGTTCCTGACTTGGCCATCGCCGCGAGCAACGTGTTCCTCACGTACACGCTCGAGCGTGGGACGCAGCGACTCGTCTACCGCATGCGACTAGGCCTTGGCGGTCCGGAGCTCGCGAAAGGCCTCACCGAGCGCGCTGGCAAGACGCCGGACCGCGAGCTTGGCAAGGCGATGCTCGTCAACGAGGACAAAGCGCCCGGCGATGCACCGACGGTCGCTTGCGGCACCGAAGGTTGCTTCCTCGCCTGGCACGGCGAGAAGGGTGGCGCCTACGCGGCGCTCATCGATCCGAGCAAGGGCGACGTTGTTTGGCGGAAGAAGTTCGCAGAGAAGGGCGCGCGCCCGTCGCTCGGTGTCGGCGCCGACGGCTCGGTGGTGGTGGCCTTCTACGAGCAAGGGCGCCTCAAGATGGCGCACCTGTCGCGGGACGCGACCGTGAGCACACCCAGCACCATCGCCAAAGCGAGCGCAGACCAGCCACGACCGTGGATCGCGCCGGGCAAAGGGAAGGGGGAGTTCTTCCTGGCCTGGCAAGACAACGAGTCGCCCAACCGCGCGGAGCCGTATTCGGCGCGCGTGGTGTGCCGTCCGTGA
- a CDS encoding metallophosphoesterase — protein sequence MRLPGSLPAASAARAERSNIRVRHFAGPVAYKEQLSHLRIAHLTDLHVGRITPMRAQLDAATLANEAEPDLVVLTGDFVCHSQRFLDELTSVVSAFHVPVIAVLGNHDYWSGAEGVRWALSRAGALVLSNEVTTLTLRGEKLQVLGLDDAYTGHADRAKAIASLTPNVATLGLSHIGEEADGLWAAGVPFVLSGHTHAGQITLARLHELSVGRLAGHKYVHGLYGSRSAKPPDGAVYVGAGIGAAVMPLRLGERGKREVAVFELGHEPGTFDEHHTEQPALEGRAPTEWLKARRRAVVERKKRRREKRDTMPPK from the coding sequence ATGCGGCTGCCCGGCTCGCTTCCGGCGGCGTCGGCCGCGAGGGCGGAGCGCTCGAACATCCGCGTTCGCCACTTCGCCGGGCCCGTCGCCTACAAAGAGCAGCTCTCACACCTCCGCATCGCGCATTTGACGGATCTGCACGTTGGCCGCATTACGCCGATGCGCGCGCAGCTCGACGCCGCCACCCTGGCCAACGAAGCCGAGCCCGACTTGGTCGTCTTGACGGGCGACTTCGTGTGCCACAGCCAGCGCTTCCTGGACGAGCTCACAAGCGTCGTCTCGGCGTTCCACGTGCCAGTCATCGCCGTTCTCGGCAACCACGACTACTGGTCCGGCGCCGAGGGCGTCCGCTGGGCGCTCAGTCGTGCCGGCGCGCTGGTCCTCTCCAACGAGGTCACGACGCTCACCTTGCGCGGGGAGAAACTCCAAGTGCTCGGTCTCGACGACGCCTACACGGGGCACGCCGACCGCGCGAAGGCCATCGCGAGTCTGACGCCCAACGTGGCCACGCTGGGGCTCTCACACATCGGCGAAGAGGCCGACGGCCTTTGGGCGGCCGGCGTGCCTTTCGTCCTCTCCGGTCACACGCACGCCGGCCAGATCACGTTGGCGCGCCTCCACGAGCTCTCGGTGGGGCGCCTCGCGGGCCATAAGTATGTGCACGGACTCTACGGCTCGCGCTCCGCCAAGCCGCCGGATGGTGCGGTCTACGTCGGCGCGGGCATCGGCGCCGCCGTGATGCCGCTGCGGCTCGGCGAGCGCGGAAAACGCGAGGTCGCCGTCTTTGAGCTGGGTCACGAGCCGGGCACCTTCGACGAGCACCACACGGAGCAACCGGCGCTCGAAGGCCGCGCACCGACCGAGTGGCTCAAGGCTCGCCGCCGGGCCGTCGTGGAACGAAAGAAGCGACGGCGCGAGAAGCGCGATACGATGCCTCCGAAATGA
- the nadC gene encoding carboxylating nicotinate-nucleotide diphosphorylase, which translates to MAPRLAVASFQDIVARALAEDVSSGDLTSEACVSGDARATAYAVARSELVVCGGDVFRQVFMALDPKSVVTLLVPDGAVVPAATKMWRVEGEARAVLAAERTALNLTQRMCGVATMARRYVAALPENSKTRVTDTRKTTPGLRVLERYAVRVGGAKNHRDNLGAAVLIKDNHVVAAGGITRAIERARAYAPHTSRIECEVDSLVQLDEAIAAGADIILLDNMSDEVVAEAVKRAKGRALLEASGGITLPRIATLARLGVDAISVGALTHSAPAADIGLDFEG; encoded by the coding sequence GTGGCCCCGAGGCTCGCCGTCGCATCGTTCCAAGACATCGTCGCGCGCGCCCTCGCCGAAGACGTCAGCTCCGGTGATCTCACCAGCGAGGCCTGCGTCTCCGGTGATGCGCGAGCCACCGCCTACGCCGTTGCGCGTAGCGAGCTGGTCGTATGCGGCGGCGACGTCTTCCGTCAGGTGTTCATGGCGCTCGATCCGAAGAGCGTCGTGACGCTGCTCGTGCCCGATGGCGCGGTCGTCCCGGCGGCAACCAAGATGTGGCGTGTCGAGGGCGAGGCGCGCGCCGTGCTCGCGGCGGAGCGCACGGCCCTCAACCTCACGCAGCGGATGTGCGGCGTCGCCACCATGGCGCGGCGCTACGTGGCCGCGCTCCCGGAGAATTCGAAGACGCGCGTCACCGACACGCGGAAGACGACGCCCGGCCTTCGCGTCCTTGAGCGTTATGCCGTGCGCGTCGGTGGCGCCAAGAACCACCGTGACAACCTGGGCGCCGCCGTCCTCATCAAGGACAACCATGTCGTGGCCGCCGGCGGCATCACGCGCGCCATCGAGCGGGCTCGCGCCTACGCGCCCCACACCTCGCGCATCGAATGCGAGGTCGACTCGCTCGTCCAGCTCGACGAAGCGATCGCCGCCGGCGCTGACATCATCCTGCTCGACAACATGAGCGACGAGGTCGTCGCGGAGGCGGTCAAGCGCGCCAAGGGGCGTGCGCTCCTCGAGGCCTCCGGCGGCATCACGTTGCCGCGCATCGCCACCCTCGCGCGCCTCGGCGTCGACGCCATCTCCGTAGGCGCGCTCACGCACTCGGCGCCGGCGGCCGACATCGGCCTCGACTTCGAGGGCTGA
- a CDS encoding HAMP domain-containing histidine kinase has protein sequence MSGAAGDDDRAERLALLGEVAFEVAHELRNLLLIIDGSTYLAKREPSESAPHLEKIERSVRGARAIVDDVFSLARDEPLTREWVDIAEVVALARAELPEGCAHFVDALGDARLRAHDRLLARALKVLYENAVQVRGERPRIQTRCEASGGLLTVDVEDDGPGVPASLGDKIFEPLVSSRDGGTGMGLPLARRIARAHGGTLTLLPSAGRGACFRLTLPIGQ, from the coding sequence ATGAGCGGGGCCGCAGGGGACGACGATCGCGCCGAGCGCCTTGCGCTCCTTGGCGAGGTCGCCTTCGAGGTGGCCCACGAGCTCCGAAACCTCCTGCTCATCATCGATGGCAGCACCTACCTCGCCAAACGCGAGCCTTCCGAGAGCGCACCGCACCTCGAGAAGATCGAGCGTAGCGTGCGCGGAGCGCGCGCCATCGTCGACGACGTGTTCTCGCTCGCCCGCGACGAGCCGTTGACCCGGGAGTGGGTTGACATCGCCGAGGTGGTGGCGCTGGCGCGCGCCGAGCTTCCGGAGGGCTGCGCCCACTTCGTCGACGCGCTCGGCGACGCTCGACTCCGCGCGCACGATCGGCTGCTCGCCCGCGCCCTCAAGGTGCTCTACGAGAACGCCGTGCAAGTGCGCGGTGAAAGGCCTCGCATCCAGACCCGCTGCGAAGCGAGCGGAGGACTCTTGACCGTTGATGTCGAAGACGACGGCCCGGGCGTCCCGGCTAGCCTCGGCGACAAGATCTTCGAGCCGCTCGTGAGCTCCCGCGATGGCGGAACGGGCATGGGCCTTCCGCTGGCCCGCCGCATCGCGCGGGCCCACGGCGGGACGCTGACGCTCCTGCCGAGCGCCGGCCGAGGCGCCTGCTTCCGCCTCACGCTGCCCATCGGCCAATAG
- a CDS encoding peptide chain release factor 3, with amino-acid sequence MPPEPADTPEHSELERRIALRRTFAIISHPDAGKTTLTEKLLLYGGAIQLAGAVKAKRGRAAAVSDWMEMERERGISITTSVLQFPYRGLCMNLLDTPGHADFSEDTYRTLHAVDGAVMLLDCAKGVEAQTKKLFRVCRQRKIPIFTLVNKMDRPGREPFELIGEVEHVLGIGVYPVTWPIYRGATFRGVYHRDSKQVFMFDAGRAGSSTQAGSERADYVATGVDDPRLKDELGDEGYARLKEDSQLLEMAGDAFDREKFLAGDVSPMFFGSAVNNFGIQAFLDDFCARMPGPTPRVSSKGVVATDEPFSAFVFKIQANMDRQHRDRVAFIRICSGKLERGSKVNHVREGRSVRLANPTTFMAQERTIVEEGFAGDVLGVYDPGMFEIGDTLTAGEKFTFEEIPSFAPEHFVRVAMLDPMRRKQLKKGLEQLAQEGTIQLYTPERGGDPILGAVGRLQLEVVKHRLKSEYDVDARLEPLQCDFARWVSKKGGGDFDLLAFDRERLGIPARDVRGRAVVLFAGDWQLSSAKREMPDIVYAETARGGEATQHE; translated from the coding sequence ATGCCTCCCGAACCTGCCGATACCCCCGAACATTCCGAGCTGGAGCGCCGCATCGCGCTCCGCCGCACGTTCGCCATCATCTCGCACCCCGACGCGGGTAAGACGACGCTTACGGAAAAGCTGCTGCTTTACGGGGGTGCCATTCAGCTCGCCGGCGCCGTGAAGGCGAAGCGCGGGCGCGCCGCAGCCGTCAGCGACTGGATGGAAATGGAGCGTGAGCGCGGCATCTCCATCACCACGAGCGTCTTGCAGTTTCCCTATCGCGGCCTCTGCATGAACCTGCTGGACACGCCGGGCCACGCCGACTTCAGCGAGGACACCTACCGCACGCTGCACGCGGTCGACGGCGCCGTGATGCTGCTGGACTGCGCCAAGGGCGTTGAAGCGCAAACGAAGAAGCTGTTTCGCGTCTGCCGCCAGCGCAAGATCCCGATTTTTACGCTGGTCAACAAGATGGACCGGCCGGGCCGTGAGCCCTTCGAGCTCATCGGCGAGGTCGAGCATGTGCTCGGCATCGGCGTCTACCCGGTGACGTGGCCCATCTATCGTGGCGCGACGTTTCGCGGCGTCTACCACCGCGACTCGAAACAGGTATTCATGTTTGACGCCGGTCGCGCCGGTTCCAGCACGCAAGCGGGCTCCGAGCGCGCCGACTACGTGGCCACAGGCGTCGATGATCCGCGGCTCAAGGACGAGCTCGGCGACGAAGGCTACGCGCGACTCAAGGAAGACTCGCAGCTCCTCGAGATGGCCGGCGACGCCTTCGATCGCGAGAAGTTCTTGGCCGGCGACGTCTCGCCGATGTTCTTCGGTAGCGCCGTCAACAACTTCGGCATCCAGGCGTTCTTGGACGATTTTTGCGCGCGCATGCCGGGTCCCACACCGCGCGTCTCGTCGAAAGGCGTCGTCGCCACCGACGAGCCGTTCTCGGCCTTCGTCTTCAAGATCCAAGCGAACATGGATCGGCAACACCGCGATCGCGTGGCGTTCATCCGCATCTGCTCGGGCAAGCTCGAGCGCGGCTCGAAAGTGAACCATGTGCGCGAGGGTCGCTCGGTGCGCCTCGCCAACCCGACGACCTTCATGGCGCAGGAGCGCACCATCGTCGAAGAGGGCTTCGCCGGTGACGTGCTCGGCGTTTACGACCCGGGCATGTTCGAGATCGGCGACACGCTCACGGCCGGCGAGAAATTCACCTTCGAGGAGATTCCGAGCTTCGCGCCGGAGCACTTCGTACGTGTGGCGATGCTCGATCCGATGAGGCGAAAGCAGCTCAAGAAGGGGCTCGAGCAGCTCGCCCAAGAAGGCACGATCCAGCTCTACACGCCGGAGCGCGGCGGTGATCCGATCTTGGGCGCCGTCGGCCGGCTGCAGCTTGAGGTCGTCAAGCACCGCTTGAAGAGCGAATACGACGTCGACGCGCGCCTCGAGCCGCTGCAGTGCGATTTTGCGCGCTGGGTATCCAAGAAGGGGGGTGGCGACTTCGACCTCTTGGCCTTCGACCGCGAGCGCCTCGGAATTCCTGCGCGCGACGTGCGAGGGCGCGCCGTCGTGCTATTCGCCGGTGACTGGCAGCTTTCGAGCGCGAAGCGCGAGATGCCCGACATCGTCTACGCGGAGACGGCGCGCGGCGGCGAAGCGACTCAGCACGAGTGA
- a CDS encoding CPBP family intramembrane metalloprotease, with product MQSRSRILLEALVASALVTAAVAAAARLPERFVAFSVGGAFLFATWVLVWRKDDATVQRYGLAFGGLVLPGRLDPREVLSHGLAAAKWALGFALVTFPLFFFGWRFYWAPSLRFSLETHALTFLNLALGQVAVIALPEEAFYRGYLQTRLGEAFEKKVRIAGAELGFELLLASLIFALGHVATIRNPGRLAVFFPALLFGFLRARTGGVGAGVMYHAMCNLWSEALGRGYGLY from the coding sequence ATGCAGTCTCGTTCGCGAATCTTGCTCGAGGCGCTCGTCGCGAGCGCCCTTGTGACGGCCGCCGTCGCCGCCGCGGCTCGCCTGCCGGAGCGCTTTGTTGCGTTCTCCGTCGGCGGGGCGTTTCTGTTCGCCACGTGGGTCTTGGTTTGGCGCAAAGACGACGCGACGGTTCAGCGCTACGGGCTCGCCTTCGGCGGTCTCGTCCTGCCGGGGCGCCTCGATCCGCGAGAGGTCCTCTCGCACGGCCTTGCCGCGGCGAAGTGGGCCCTCGGCTTCGCGCTCGTGACCTTTCCGCTATTTTTTTTCGGGTGGCGCTTCTACTGGGCGCCCTCACTCAGGTTTTCCCTCGAGACCCACGCCCTCACCTTTCTGAACCTGGCGCTCGGGCAGGTCGCCGTCATCGCGCTCCCGGAGGAGGCGTTCTATCGTGGCTACCTCCAGACGCGCCTCGGCGAAGCGTTCGAAAAGAAGGTCCGCATCGCCGGCGCCGAGCTCGGCTTCGAGCTGCTCTTGGCGAGCCTCATCTTCGCGCTCGGCCACGTGGCGACGATTCGGAATCCCGGGCGCCTCGCCGTGTTTTTTCCGGCGTTGCTCTTTGGTTTCTTGCGGGCGCGAACGGGCGGCGTCGGCGCGGGCGTCATGTACCACGCGATGTGCAACCTCTGGAGCGAGGCGCTGGGGCGCGGCTACGGGCTTTATTGA